A segment of the Sulfurovum indicum genome:
GCAAAATATTTGCAAAGTATGCAACGTGTATTTTATGCAGATTCATTTTTTATAGACAATGTAGATGAAAACTTACGCATAGGTGTCGAAAACTTAACAAGAGCATTGTCTAATAAACCTAAATTTGATGGCTATACACATGAAAAACTATTGGTTGCTTTTAAAAGCTTTCAGAAGTACTTTCAATCTATAGGTATACAGCCATATCCTACAGATGGCACAGAGTGGAACATACATGAACTGTTTACTATCCCTTATACTCAATTTGATAGCAGTGAACTTACAGCATCAAACCCAAACCATCATCTCTCCAGATTAGCCATGATACTTTTAGAACATGGACGAAATCAAAAACACAGTCCTAAAAATTATTGCGAATTACCTTCATCCCTAAACGTAGAGATAAGTGATTACTTGACAGTTATCCTCAAAGAAAAACTTGGAATTGAGATCCCCGACCGTATACAGAATGGACATATTGATGAGATAAGGGAATTGTGTAAGAGTGCTTGGGATCATCAGGAGGAGTTACATTATGTAGGTTTTCTACAAAGGGTTATGAGGTGTTTTAGTAAAACTTAATTAGACAAGTTTGATACTTTGATATACTTTTTACAAGGCTATATGAAGTTAAAATGATAATAAAAAGGTTAGATATATGAATAAAAAAATTGATAAGATTATTAAAGTAGCCAGTGATTATCATAAGCCATTAACTAGAGAAAGTGTAACTCAGTGGATAAATCAATTTGATGAAGTAGATAGGATATTTATATTAAAAGAAACACTTCATATACTTAAACAAACATACATTTCAGAGGATCAAGCTAAAAATAATTTGCGGGTTATGCTAAGTAAACTATGTACTAAATATGGTTTTTCTACAGTAGAGGACTTTCTTGAGAATGTTACTTTTTTAAAGTGTCAAAAAGCATATAAAAGCCAAAGTGTATTATTGGATATGTTAAAAACCATAGCTCAATCAGATTATGATATAGATATTAGTATTAATGATTTGGATAATAATAAATATTGGTTTTATCTAGATGATAATTTATCGACGGGTAGTACATTTTTTAATAATATAGTAAAAACTATTGATACTTTTAGTTATGATAAATTTAAAGAACAAAATATAAGAATAATTTCATGTTTTTTTTATTTACATGTCTGGGGATTTAAGAATACAAAATTTAGATTGACTAAAAGATATACTACTGAGATAGACAATAAAATAACTTATCATCGATTTAATATAATAAATAACAATCCAAGAATACATAGTCATTATAATAATCCTGCGTTTAATTGTGCTTACTGCAAGGATACAAAGGATGTTAGAGTAATAGAATATTTAGATAATTTACCGACTATGACAGACTATGATAGTATGAGTAATAAAGATTTTGCCTTCAGACCAAATGATAGACCAAAGGTAGAGACTCTATTTTCATCTAAGGTATCAAGAGATCGGTATGAAAAAATAATTTTAGATAAGGGTTTAGATATTTTAGAAAAAGTAGGAGATCATGGAAAGTCAACACGTCCATTGGGATTTGTCAATCCTACATATCAAACTTTAGGAATGGGAAGTTTTGTTTTTACTTGGCGTAATATTTCAAATACTTGTCCAATTGTATTTTGGTGGGAACCAAATGGTTGGAAACCTTTGTTTTATGTAGCCAATAGAGGGTTATAGTGTATACAAATAATAAAAATATAAGATCCTATACTAAAGATGAATGTATCTCTTTTAGAAAGACAAAAGAAGCATATGGGGAACTGTCTAATATGGTTTCAGGATATCCTTTAGTTGTAAACAATACTTTTTTCTTATCCTCTGAAGCGTTATACCAATGTTGCCGATTTCCTCACCTACCTGATGTACAAAAAAAGATAATAGAACAAACTAGTCCAATGACGGCAAAGATGGTGTCTAAACCATTTAGACATCAATCACGACTTGATTGGGATATGCATAGAATAAAAATTATGAAATGGTGTATAAGAGTAAAATTAGCACAAAACTGGGATAGATTTTCAAAAGTTTTATTATCTACAAATAGTTTAGCTATAGTTGAAGATTCTCATAAAGATGAATTTTGGGGTGCAAAATTTAATGGAGAAACTTTTGTTGGAGTAAATGCATTAGGTCGCTTACTGATGGAGTTACGTGAAGAGATAAAAAATAAACCAAAAGAAGAATTTAGGCAAGTCCCCCCTCCGATGATAAATGATTTTTTATTATTTAGAAAACAAATCGGAATAGTTACTGAAACAGATAAAAAGATTTTTTTAGAAAATAGTAATATATATCAGCAAAAAAATTTGTTTGGGTAATATAGTTTTTAGTTATTATATTGATATTTTTAAAGTTTGTTTTAATATTTAGAGATTACAATAGTTACCAATAGGTTACCAATTTGGTTTAACAAGAATATGAAACTTTATGAAAAGCCCACTGCATCGGTGGTTGTGAATGTATGAAAATTAACTGGCAGAGAGGAAGGGATTCGAACCCTCGAGGCTGTTACACCTACACGAGTTCCAGTCGTGCGCCTTCGACCACTCGGCCACCTCTCTACGGTCTGTAAGTACCCCTTCCCAGATGGCTGCGGCACACGAGAAAGAGGGGTGGGCTGCTACGTTCCCGTCCTGACCCGCTGTCCCTCAGTCCCGTTGCACAGGTCTGAAAAGAGGCGGGGAAATTATAGCGAAGCCTTGCTTATGCAAGCCTAAGTAGGTAGTGATAGTGATGGGGAAAATAGGCAGAAGAGAAAAATAAAAATCCTCTATCAATCATCACTGTCACTAATCACGCATCACTCTCCGCGTGCGCAATGCTCCATTCGTTGAACGGTATGGCCTCAAAGTGCAGCTTCTCAATATCAAAAGCATAACTGTTTGCTACGGTTACGATGGTGATCTTTTGAATGCCGTGCTTTTTGTAGAGGGAAAACTTGTTCTGCGATTTGACCCAGATACTCTCTTCGCTCTCGAAGGGGGCAGGGATGATCAGCTCATTTGCATCGGTAAGGTATCCATGTACGCCAAGTGTTTTAAGACGGATGCCGTGTTTGATGAGTGTAAGGGTGATCATGGTATCAAACTGGGTACCGAACGGCTGGTGAGCAGTCAGGTACTTGACAAAGGCAAAATCGTACAGAAGCATCTTTTTGCCGCTTCGTTTGATGGCATTGTCTATGAAGTAGAGCAGCCCCTCTTCCTGGAAACGTTTGATCGTACTGTAGACAAAATCTTTCGAGATCCTGAAATGCTCTTTGGTAAAACTGTAGATCTGGTGTACGGTCATAGGTTGTGCATTGTGGCGTGCCAGAATGAGGATGAGCGACTGCTCATTGGGGCTGAACTGCTGCTGAAAGAACTGTTTCATCAAAAGTGTGGTGCTTCTGGTATGTTTTGCCATAGCCGGAAGCGTACCGGTTTTAAGAAAATGGTTCAAAGCTGCAGTAGCAGAACCGGCATGTTCAAAGGCAAGGAACTCTTCATAGTCCAAAGGAAAGAGCTGCAAAGGCATAAAGCGTTCATTATGCAGCGGGATACGACTGACAATGATGAGACGCGTTACATCCGGAAACTCATCGAGCATACCTTCCTCATAATGGTCGAGTATCAGCTCCGCTATCTCATACTCTTTTATGTACTCCTGCAGCGGCAGCGTATCGAATGTGTTGAGGATGAGGTTCGGGTCTTCCAGGTCGATATAGAGTGTGTGTTCATCTCTTTGCTGAAGATAATCAAGCACCAGTGCAGTTTTCCCGCACCCTCTCGCACCGTAAAGGTTGACATCTCCCATAGGAGGGATCATCGTTTTTCGTAAAGTAAAATGGTCGTTCACAGGAGGATGTTCATGGTAATGTTCAAGAAGATCCATTGAAATATCTCCAATCCTTCCTTTTTAAAAGGAAACAATTTTTTAAATTGTACCGTTATTGGCCTGAAAAGTATTGCACCTTTGCAAAAGTTTGGGTATAATTCGCGTTCCTAAATTTATGTTAGGCGTATCGGAAGCCCCTGTTTACAGTGTCGGAAGGTATTACTAACGAGTTCTTTAAAGGGTAAAAATGGAAAAAATTAGATTGAAGCTTAAAGCTTATGATCACCGTGTTTTAGACAGATCAGTTGCTGCTATCGTAGATGCAGTCAAGCGTACAGGTGCAGAGATTAGAGGGCCAATTCCAATGCCAACTAAGATCAAGCGTTATACCGTACTTAAATCACCACACGTAAACAAAGATTCACGTGAGCAATTCGAGATCAGGATTCATGGAAGAATGATCGACATCGTTTCAGCGACCTCAGATACAATCGATTCACTTATGAAGTTGGATCTTGCACCTGAGATCGAAGTTGAAATCAGATCAATGGACAAGTAGGAGTAGAGAATGGAATTTATCGTAGAAAAAATTGGTATGAGCAGAACTATCGACGTACCAAGTGTTCCTGTTACACTTCTTAAAGTCGTTGATACAAAAGTGTGTGAAGTAAGAGAAGACGGGAAAGCACTTGTTGCGTATAACAGCTCAAAAAAGATCAACAAAGCGATCGAGGGTCAGCAAAATAAATTTGGGATCTCCAAAGAGTTCAACAAATTTATGACAATCGAAGTTGCTGAAGGTACTGAAGCTGGTGATCTTGATCCGGCAGCATTGGCTGAAGCAGCAGTGGTTAAAACTTCTTTGAACACCAAAGGTAGAGGTTTTCAGGGTGGTATGAAGCGTCACGGTTTCGGCGGCGGACCTGGTTCACACGGGCACAGATTCGGTAGACGTATCGGTTCTATCGGTAACGCGGAATGGCCTGGACGTGTTCAGAAAGGTAAGAAAATGCCTGGACAGTACGGTAACACTAAAGTGACAGTAAAAAATGAAGTCATTTCATTCGATGCTGAGAACGGCATCCTAGTATTAAAAGGTTCAATTCCTGGTCACAACGGTGCCAGAGGATTGGTAAGGATCGTTAAATGAGTAATGTAACAACTATTAAAACAACTGACCTTCCACAGAAATTCCTGGAAGTACACCCGCACAACCTTTACCTTTACTGTAAAGCGTATGCTGCAGGGCTTAGAGCAAATACTGCCCAGACCAAGAACAGATCTGCTGTAAGCGGCGGTGGTAAGAAGCCATGGGCGCAAAAAGGCGGCGGACGCGCAAGAGCAGGTTCATTGAGATCTCCACTCTTTGTCGGCGGTGGTGTAGCGTTCGGACCAAGTACGAACAAGAACTATGACCAGAAAGTAAACAAAAAGCAGAAGAAACTTGCACTTTATCATGCCCTGGCTGAAAAAGCAGCGAACGACGCACTTTTTGTTGTAGACAACATCACTGTTGAGTCTGGTAAAACAAAAGATGCTTTGGCATTTGTGAACAGTCTTGAGCAGAGAGATGTACTTGTAGTAAAAGAGATGATCGATGACAAAACATTCCTGGCATTCAGAAATCTCCAGAACGCATACCTTGTTGAATCAAATGAGCTTAACGCTTATCTTGCAGCGGCATATCACTCTGTAGTGATCGAAAAAGCTGTATTTGAAAAATTGACGAAAGAGGCTTAAGATGGCAGATATTACAGATATCAAATCAATTATGTATACAGAGAAGAGTCTGGCTCTTCAGGAAGAGGGTGTCATCGTAGTTCAAACAACTCCAAGAATGACTAAAAACGGTCTTAAAGAGGTTTTCAAAGAGTTCTTTGGGATCACACCACTTAAAGTGAACTCTATGAGAGTGAACGGGAAAGTGAAGAGATTTAAAGGTATCGAAGGTAAAAGACCGGACTCTAAAAAGTTCTATGTCAAGCTTCCTGAAGATGCAAAAATCGAAAGCTTAGCGGTATAAGGATAGAAGATGGCAATTAAAACATATAAACCAACCACACCTTCACGTCGTTATATGACTAACCTTGACAGCGGTGATATCACTGCAAAGCCAAGCGTTAGAGCTCTACTGAAGAATCTTCCGAGATCTGCAGGTAGAAACAGTAACGGTAGAATTACATCTCGTCACAGAGAAGCGGGTGCGAAAAAACTTTACAGAATCATCGATTTCAAAAGAAACAAGTTCGGTGTTGAAGGTACAGTGGCAACTGTTGAGTACGATCCGTACAGAAACTGTAGAATCTGTCTTGTTAAATATGTAGACGGAGACAGAAGATATATCCTTCAGCCAAAAGGGCTTAATGTCGGTGACAAGATCATGGCAGCGGAAGCTGGACTTGACATCAAGACCGGTAATGCAATGAAACTGAAGAATATCCCTGTAGGTACACTGGTACACAATATTGAGCTCAGTCCGGGACACGGCGGTCAGATTGCACGTTCTGCCGGCGGTTATGCTCAGATCATGGGTAGAGACGGCAAATATGTATCTCTCAGACTCCCTTCCGGTGAGATGAGATATGTGCTTGGCGAGTGTCTGGCGACTGTCGGTACTGTAGGGAATGAAGACTTCTCCAACATCGTTATCGGTAAAGCAGGTAGAAGCAGACACCTTGGTATCAGACCACAGACACGTGGTTCTGCGATGAACCCGATCGATCACCCGCATGGTGGTGGTGAAGGTAAGACAAACTCTGGTCGTCACCCGGTATCTCCTTGGGGTATGCCAACAAAAGGGTTTAAGACTCGTAAGAAAAAAGCTAGTGACAAACTTATCATTAGCAAGAGAAAAAAGTAAGGGGCTGAGATATGGCAAGATCGTTAAAAAAAGGTCCATTCATCGATGGTCACCTAATGAAAAAAGTGCTTAAGGCAAAAGAAGAGGGTTCTAACAAACCGATCAAAACCTGGTCAAGAAGATCTGTGATCTTCCCAGAGTTCATCGGTCTTACTATCAATGTACACAACGGAAGACAATTTGTTCCTGTGTTCATTACTGAGAACCACGTAGGATACAAGCTTGGTGAATTCGCACCAACAAGAACATTCAAGGGCCATAAAGGTTCTGTTCAGAAGAAGGTAGGGTAATATGAGTAGAGCATTATTGAAATTCGTAAGAGTATCACCTACAAAAGCTAGACTGATCGCCAGAGAAGTTCAGGGAATGAATGCGGAACTTGCATTGGCATCTCTTGAATTTATGCCGAACAAAGCAGCGGGTATCATCTCTAAAGTGATCGCTTCAGCGGTTGCAAACGGTGACTATGAGCCTGAGGAAGTAGAGATCACTTCCTGTAGAGTTGACAAAGCGGCGGTAATGAAAAGATGGAGACCTAGAGCAAGAGGTACTGCGTCAAGAATCATTAAACCAACAGCACATATCCTTGTTGAAGTTGGTCCAGCTAAAAAAGATGGGGAGGACGCATAATATGGGTCAAAAAGTCAATCCGATAGGTCTTAGACTAGGGATCAACAGAAACTGGGAGTCAAGATGGTTCCCTGCAAAAACAAGAGCGGCTGATTTTCTTGCTGAAGATTACAAGATCAGAAAATTTTTGAAAAAAGAGCTTTTCTATGCAGGTGTTTCCAACATCATCATTGAAAGAACGGTCAAGAAGCTCAGAGTGAACATCGTAACGGCACGTCCGGGTATCATTATCGGTAAAAAAGGTGCAGATATTGAAAAATTGAAAGCAACACTTACCAAAATGCTTGGTAAAGATGTAGCGATCAATATCAAAGAAGAGAAACGTCCTCAGGCATCTGCACAATTGGCAGCTGAGAATGTTGCGACACAGCTTGAAAGACGTGTTGCGTTCAGACGTGCAATGAAAAAAGTGATCCAGGGAGCACTTAAATCAGGTGCTAAAGGGATCAAAATTTCAGTTTCCGGTAGACTTGGCGGAGCTGAAATGGCTAGAACCGAGTGGTACCTTGAGGGAAGAGTTCCTCTGCATACACTTAGAGCAAAAATCGATTACGGTTTTGCTGAAGCACATACTACATACGGAATTATCGGTATCAAAGTATGGATCTTCAAAGGTGAAGTACTTGCCAAAGGAATTCAGCAAGAGCCAAAAGAAGAGAAAAAAGGTGGCAGAAGACCATCTAGAAAAAGAGGTGAATAATCATGTTAATGCCTAAAAGAACCAAATGGAGAAAGCAGCAAAAAGGTCGTAACCGAGGTAAGTCTTTCAGAGGTAACAAGATTGAGTTCGGTGATATTGCGATCAAAGCAGTTGAAGCTGGCAGAATCGATTCCCGCCAGATCGAAGCAGCGCGTATTACAATGACAAGAAGAATCAGCAGAACAGGTAAGACATGGATTAGAGTTTTCCCTGACAAGCCTCTTACAGCAAAGCCTCTTGAAACAAGAATGGGTAAAGGTAAAGGTGCTGTTGACAAATGGGTTATGAATATCAAGCCGGGAAGAATTATCTTTGAAATGGCAGGTGTTGAAGAGTCTCTTGCAAGAGAAGCACTTACACTAGCGATTCATAAAATGCCGTTTAAGTGTAAAATCATCACTGCAAAGGATAGTCATGAAATATATTGATTTGAAAGACAAAAGCGAAGCAGAACTGGTTGCTATGCTTAAAGAGAAAAAACTTGAATTGTTTACCTTGAATGCAAAGCAAAAGACTATGCAGCTCACAAACACTTCAGAGTTGAGAACAGCGAAAAAAGATATCGCTAGAATCCAAACAGCACTCACTGCTGTGAGATCGAAGTAAGGGGTCATCTATGCCAAAAAGACAAATAACAGGTACTGTGATTAAAAAGGCTGGAGACAAGACTGCAACCGTATTGGTTGAGAGACGTGTTCTTCACCCAAGATATCACAAGACAGTAAAAAGATTTAAGAAATATCTTGTTCATGATGAGAAGAATGACATCAATGTTGGAGATACAGTGACTGCTATTGAATGCAGACCGCTTTCAAAGACAAAGAGCTTCAGACTTCTTGAGATCGTGAAGAGAGGAGAAGTGTAATGATCCAGGGATTTACTAGACTGAATGTAGCAGACAACTCAGGTGCGAAAGAGATCATGTGTATCAAGGTTCTTGGCGGATCCAAAAGAAGATATGCATCTGTAGGTGATGTGATCGTTGCTTCTGTAAAGAAAGCACTTCCGACAGGAAAAGTTAAAAAAGGTAAAGTGGTTAAAGCGGTTGTTGTCAGAACAAAGAAAGAGATCCAGAGAGAAAATGGTTCACTTATCAGATTTGACGACAATGCGGCAGTGATCATCGATGACAAGAAAGAGCCAATAGGTACACGTATCTTCGGCCCTGTAAGTCGTGAAACAAGATATGCAGGATTCATGAAAATTGTATCACTTGCACCGGAGGTATGGTAATGGCGAAGAAATTCAAGATCAAAAAGGGTGACCAGGTAATGGTTATCGCTGGTGATGACAAAGGTAAAACCGGAGAAGTTCTTCAGGTTCTTACCAAAAAAGATGCAGTGATCGTTGCAGGTTGCAAAATAGCTAAAAAAGCTGTAAAACCTAGCGAACAGAACAAAGAGGGCGGATTTGCAAATGTTGAAATGCCGATCCATATCTCAAATGTAAAAAAAGTAGAGGGTTAATCCTATGAGTAGAATGAAGCAAAAGTACAATGACATCGTGCCTGCACTTAGAGAAGAGTGCGGGGTTAAAAACCCGATGCAGACACCTAAGCTTGAAAAGATCGTGATCTCTGTAGGTGCCGGTGAAGAGGGGAAAGACTCTAAACTCATCGCCAACATGGCAGATACGATCTCTCTTATTGCCGGACAAAAAGCAGTGATCGTGAACGCAAAGAAATCTGTTGCCGGTTTTAAAGCAAGAGAGGGTGCACCTTCAGGTATCAGAGTGACACTCAGAGGTGAAAACATGTATAACTTCTTTGACAAGCTCGTCTCAATCGCGCTTCCAAGAGTTAAAGACTTTAGAGGTACACCAAGAAAAGGTTTTGACGGACGCGGTAACTACAACTTTGGTCTTCAAGAGCAGTTGATGTTCCCTGAAGTTGAGTTTGACAACATCATTAAGACACACGGTATGAACATCACTATCGTTACAAGTACCGAAGATGACAAAGAAGCATTCACGCTTTTGGAAAAGCTTGGTATGCCTTTCGCTAAAGGGAGAAACTAATGGCTAAGAAATCAATGATTGCAAAGCAGAAGAGAAAAGCAAAATTCTCAACTCAGGCGTATACAAGATGTAACATTTGTGGTAGACCTCACTCAGTATATAGAGACTTTGGTCTTTGCCGTGTGTGTTTAAGAAAAATGGCCAATGAAGGTCTTATTCCTGGTATGCGTAAAGCAAGCTGGTAAGGAGAAGTAAAAGATGATGACAGATATAATTGCAGATTCTCTGACTCGTATCAGAAATGCTGCGCAAAGAAAACTAGACGTTACAACACTTCTTCACTCTAATACAATTGAGGCGATCGTATCTATTTTTGTAGACAAAGGTTACCTTGAGAGTTACAAAGTGAAGGAAGACGGCAACAAGAAGAC
Coding sequences within it:
- a CDS encoding phosphoribosyltransferase-like protein; translated protein: MNKKIDKIIKVASDYHKPLTRESVTQWINQFDEVDRIFILKETLHILKQTYISEDQAKNNLRVMLSKLCTKYGFSTVEDFLENVTFLKCQKAYKSQSVLLDMLKTIAQSDYDIDISINDLDNNKYWFYLDDNLSTGSTFFNNIVKTIDTFSYDKFKEQNIRIISCFFYLHVWGFKNTKFRLTKRYTTEIDNKITYHRFNIINNNPRIHSHYNNPAFNCAYCKDTKDVRVIEYLDNLPTMTDYDSMSNKDFAFRPNDRPKVETLFSSKVSRDRYEKIILDKGLDILEKVGDHGKSTRPLGFVNPTYQTLGMGSFVFTWRNISNTCPIVFWWEPNGWKPLFYVANRGL
- a CDS encoding NADAR family protein, with protein sequence MYTNNKNIRSYTKDECISFRKTKEAYGELSNMVSGYPLVVNNTFFLSSEALYQCCRFPHLPDVQKKIIEQTSPMTAKMVSKPFRHQSRLDWDMHRIKIMKWCIRVKLAQNWDRFSKVLLSTNSLAIVEDSHKDEFWGAKFNGETFVGVNALGRLLMELREEIKNKPKEEFRQVPPPMINDFLLFRKQIGIVTETDKKIFLENSNIYQQKNLFG
- a CDS encoding AAA family ATPase, which codes for MDLLEHYHEHPPVNDHFTLRKTMIPPMGDVNLYGARGCGKTALVLDYLQQRDEHTLYIDLEDPNLILNTFDTLPLQEYIKEYEIAELILDHYEEGMLDEFPDVTRLIIVSRIPLHNERFMPLQLFPLDYEEFLAFEHAGSATAALNHFLKTGTLPAMAKHTRSTTLLMKQFFQQQFSPNEQSLILILARHNAQPMTVHQIYSFTKEHFRISKDFVYSTIKRFQEEGLLYFIDNAIKRSGKKMLLYDFAFVKYLTAHQPFGTQFDTMITLTLIKHGIRLKTLGVHGYLTDANELIIPAPFESEESIWVKSQNKFSLYKKHGIQKITIVTVANSYAFDIEKLHFEAIPFNEWSIAHAESDA
- the rpsJ gene encoding 30S ribosomal protein S10, whose protein sequence is MEKIRLKLKAYDHRVLDRSVAAIVDAVKRTGAEIRGPIPMPTKIKRYTVLKSPHVNKDSREQFEIRIHGRMIDIVSATSDTIDSLMKLDLAPEIEVEIRSMDK
- the rplC gene encoding 50S ribosomal protein L3, which gives rise to MEFIVEKIGMSRTIDVPSVPVTLLKVVDTKVCEVREDGKALVAYNSSKKINKAIEGQQNKFGISKEFNKFMTIEVAEGTEAGDLDPAALAEAAVVKTSLNTKGRGFQGGMKRHGFGGGPGSHGHRFGRRIGSIGNAEWPGRVQKGKKMPGQYGNTKVTVKNEVISFDAENGILVLKGSIPGHNGARGLVRIVK
- the rplD gene encoding 50S ribosomal protein L4, with amino-acid sequence MSNVTTIKTTDLPQKFLEVHPHNLYLYCKAYAAGLRANTAQTKNRSAVSGGGKKPWAQKGGGRARAGSLRSPLFVGGGVAFGPSTNKNYDQKVNKKQKKLALYHALAEKAANDALFVVDNITVESGKTKDALAFVNSLEQRDVLVVKEMIDDKTFLAFRNLQNAYLVESNELNAYLAAAYHSVVIEKAVFEKLTKEA
- a CDS encoding 50S ribosomal protein L23: MADITDIKSIMYTEKSLALQEEGVIVVQTTPRMTKNGLKEVFKEFFGITPLKVNSMRVNGKVKRFKGIEGKRPDSKKFYVKLPEDAKIESLAV
- the rplB gene encoding 50S ribosomal protein L2 encodes the protein MAIKTYKPTTPSRRYMTNLDSGDITAKPSVRALLKNLPRSAGRNSNGRITSRHREAGAKKLYRIIDFKRNKFGVEGTVATVEYDPYRNCRICLVKYVDGDRRYILQPKGLNVGDKIMAAEAGLDIKTGNAMKLKNIPVGTLVHNIELSPGHGGQIARSAGGYAQIMGRDGKYVSLRLPSGEMRYVLGECLATVGTVGNEDFSNIVIGKAGRSRHLGIRPQTRGSAMNPIDHPHGGGEGKTNSGRHPVSPWGMPTKGFKTRKKKASDKLIISKRKK
- the rpsS gene encoding 30S ribosomal protein S19, encoding MARSLKKGPFIDGHLMKKVLKAKEEGSNKPIKTWSRRSVIFPEFIGLTINVHNGRQFVPVFITENHVGYKLGEFAPTRTFKGHKGSVQKKVG
- the rplV gene encoding 50S ribosomal protein L22; protein product: MSRALLKFVRVSPTKARLIAREVQGMNAELALASLEFMPNKAAGIISKVIASAVANGDYEPEEVEITSCRVDKAAVMKRWRPRARGTASRIIKPTAHILVEVGPAKKDGEDA
- the rpsC gene encoding 30S ribosomal protein S3, translated to MGQKVNPIGLRLGINRNWESRWFPAKTRAADFLAEDYKIRKFLKKELFYAGVSNIIIERTVKKLRVNIVTARPGIIIGKKGADIEKLKATLTKMLGKDVAINIKEEKRPQASAQLAAENVATQLERRVAFRRAMKKVIQGALKSGAKGIKISVSGRLGGAEMARTEWYLEGRVPLHTLRAKIDYGFAEAHTTYGIIGIKVWIFKGEVLAKGIQQEPKEEKKGGRRPSRKRGE
- the rplP gene encoding 50S ribosomal protein L16, with amino-acid sequence MLMPKRTKWRKQQKGRNRGKSFRGNKIEFGDIAIKAVEAGRIDSRQIEAARITMTRRISRTGKTWIRVFPDKPLTAKPLETRMGKGKGAVDKWVMNIKPGRIIFEMAGVEESLAREALTLAIHKMPFKCKIITAKDSHEIY
- the rpmC gene encoding 50S ribosomal protein L29; translation: MKYIDLKDKSEAELVAMLKEKKLELFTLNAKQKTMQLTNTSELRTAKKDIARIQTALTAVRSK
- the rpsQ gene encoding 30S ribosomal protein S17, with the translated sequence MPKRQITGTVIKKAGDKTATVLVERRVLHPRYHKTVKRFKKYLVHDEKNDINVGDTVTAIECRPLSKTKSFRLLEIVKRGEV
- the rplN gene encoding 50S ribosomal protein L14, encoding MIQGFTRLNVADNSGAKEIMCIKVLGGSKRRYASVGDVIVASVKKALPTGKVKKGKVVKAVVVRTKKEIQRENGSLIRFDDNAAVIIDDKKEPIGTRIFGPVSRETRYAGFMKIVSLAPEVW
- the rplX gene encoding 50S ribosomal protein L24 → MAKKFKIKKGDQVMVIAGDDKGKTGEVLQVLTKKDAVIVAGCKIAKKAVKPSEQNKEGGFANVEMPIHISNVKKVEG
- the rplE gene encoding 50S ribosomal protein L5: MSRMKQKYNDIVPALREECGVKNPMQTPKLEKIVISVGAGEEGKDSKLIANMADTISLIAGQKAVIVNAKKSVAGFKAREGAPSGIRVTLRGENMYNFFDKLVSIALPRVKDFRGTPRKGFDGRGNYNFGLQEQLMFPEVEFDNIIKTHGMNITIVTSTEDDKEAFTLLEKLGMPFAKGRN
- a CDS encoding type Z 30S ribosomal protein S14 — protein: MAKKSMIAKQKRKAKFSTQAYTRCNICGRPHSVYRDFGLCRVCLRKMANEGLIPGMRKASW